The window CCCGATACTGCTGTCCTACAGTGCGTCTGTTAATGAACTTTAATGGCACTAATTCTAAATCTAACGCTGATACGTCACCGAATAAAGCACTcaactagttagctagctagtaaagGATGCAAAGACAATAGGAAAAAATGCAATAACCGTGTGGATTACAAACACCAGGGATATAACTGCAGGAAAATGAACTTAGAACAACCGTCATGTTTAGCTTCAACAGCTAATCACGCGTTTGCAAAACTGATAGCTACCTAAGctagtgtttctctctctgtagctAATTACTGATATAAACCTTTCCATGTAAACAAGTATCATTACATAAAACAAGTTCAActcaaatgtatatatattgttttatatataagtcACTGACGTTACCTTAAGAGAAGTGCGTTGCCAATCCAAATACGAGCAGAGCGCGGAAACCACCTGCGTCAAATCTCCGCGCCTCTGACAACAAAGGACCCCGACTAGTTTTATACGATCTGTCCGACTAACTCGCCTGTTCAAAAACATGGACCTGGAGTAACGTGCTTCGGACACTTTTGAACgtctgctttatttttctttgtgtttatttattatttatttagtttcacTTACATcagattcattttaatttatagcACAGCACTTTTGAACgctctgttctgattggtcagaatgtgttgattcattttctataacagcagcccgGACAATAGAGTGGCGCAGTGAttacgtcattttgtaccggaacccggaagttagcgttacaccggttccctcgacaaaaaaaaaaaaaaaaaaacaataggattttcccataggctatTGGATTGtcgcaaaaaataagctctgtgatcgataaaagtttacaatattaacatgttttgtccattatgataattttcacaaatgaacacaacttttatgaagtttgaagcctaaatacaatcgctagaaataaacagctaagtgcttgctataaacgaactacactacggtcgctcgacttcgacgtcaccatcaccaagcttccggcaacttttccaaacttgatttaaaaacatttttttcataacacggatttactctgtggatgaatcttcatccttgtttgtttgtttgttggggggggggggggggtactgtgcacagcatacctgaaccatCATTTTTTTAtccgttcggcgtgatgacgtttaatatCCGCGACAActtctgtagtcccatttagtaTCGTGTTAGCAATCGCCTTTTAcaatacacgtaaaagcttttcaAAAAAATCATGCATGGTGTACTACTGGTGTATtctatgtcgtagaataaaacctgaaaatatttttagctCGTgtttcaccacagaccttattccCATAAAAAAATGGACTTTTAGACGATGGAACCAGAAGTGCTataatgctaactcgtttccgggtttaGGCATTACGAAATGACGTCATCCGTACGCCACTCTATAGTTCCATCTGCAAGACTtgtgcttgttctaatgcaGGGGTGTCAGACGTACGGCCCGTTAGGGGGTTCAATCCGGCCCGCAGGATGAACtttgaaattgaaaaaaaaatgcataaaagacgCGAACtagaaatttttaataaaatgctattcCTAAATTATCCGCTAGGGGCGCAACGTTTTAGTCAGAGTAGAAGACGCGGCACATCTCTGGAACTCAGACCGAACAGCAGATGGCAGCAGTGCgccttctgctgtttgtaatTACACTGTGACCAATTGTaatgcacacatgtaaatgataaccagaagcaaattgcacatgtttgtcttaagaaatctgaggttgttcatgatgttttgtaaaaggacatttcattaaatatgaagattttactaatgtacttgtacttctttgcacaaaaacaaagagaaaaacatggagttaatgagtttgacacccctgttttaatgtgttatggtttctttagtaacagttcattcacagggatttttATGGTGGATGAGATACATCATCTCTggctgctaataataataataataataataataatcaagaaaaacagacagttgttgatatgatgaagttttctgtaaggagacattttaaTATTCATGGAAGATTCACGTAGAGCCaacataaaatgcaaaaaataaaaatcaaagcaTCAGTAAAACGTAAATAATATGCAAGGAAATCTGTTCAAGAGTATACTTTAACACTCCTTTCATTTTCAAGAGTAACTGATGCTCTGgagaaatacatttaaatgatcaaatttGAATTTGCACCTtgcaaaatgacattaaaattaTGATACATACAGAACTGTAtacagcgctgtgaaaaagtattcactccatcctgatttctttagtatttgcatatactgtatttcctagtaaatagttttagatcttcaaacgaaatgcaacataaaacaaaggcgagttgagtaaacacacgatacagtttttatcatttttttatgattgaagcaaaaagaaaaaaaaaagttttccaacacctatcactaatgtgaaaaataattgcccccttaaacttaaaaatctggttgtgccacctttagtagCAATAACCGCAACCAAACGCTTCAGATAACTGGAGCTCAGTCTTTCAtagcgctgtggtggaatttgaCCCTCTCTtttttgcagaactgctttacttcagccacactggagggtttttgagcatgaaGCGTCTGTTTAAgctcctgccacagcatctcaatagGTTAAAGTCTAGACTTTGACTAAGCCACTCCACAACTTTAATTGAGTTTTTTTTAGTCATTCAGACATggatttactcctgtgctttggttCACTGTCTCACTggataatccagttgcgctcgagtttcaacttacagactgaagaccggacattctacattaggattttctggtagagagcagaattcatgtttccctcaattattgcaagttgcccagaccctgaagcagtaaagcatccccacaccatcacactgccaccaccatgcttgaccgtaggtatgatgttctttttgtggatttccgtgtttggtttacgccagatgtaacaggacccctgtcttccaaacagttccactttcgactcctcaATCCACAGAGCAtcctcccaaaaggtttgaggatcatcaaggtgtgttttggtaaacTTCAGGAGAGCgttaatgttcttctgtgttagcagtggttttcacctcgccactcttccatggatgccatttttgcccagtgtctttctgatagtggagtcatgatcagtgacctttattgatgcaagagaagcCTGTAGTTCCTGTagtttgatgttgtccttggctcttttgtgacttcctggatgagtcgtcgctgtgctcttggaggaattttggaaggtcggccatttctgggaaggttcactactgtgcactatttttttccatttggagataatggctcttgctgtggttctttggagtcccagagcctttgaaatagctttgtaacccttcccagactgatgtatgtcaatcaccttcttcctcatcatttctggaatttctttcaactttggcatagtagGTTACtcagtaagaccttttaaccaacttcatgctgtggaaaaagttctatctaagtgttgatttgattgaacagggtttgtagtaatcagtcctggttgtgtctagtccagctgaactgcATTTGGGGGAATTaataactatgggggcaaatacattttcacacaggcccagttggtattggataacctttttgcttcaataaataatatttatcatttaaaaactgtattttgtgtttactcaggctgcctcTGTTTAagcttagattttgttttaatttctgaaactatttagtatgagacgtacacaaaatcagaagaaatacgttttcacagcactgtatctgaCGTGGCGGGTCGGATGAGCTTCGCTGTAGTAAATGCTGTTAGAATGCTTTCAGTGCTAcggtgttttattcatttgtttaggaatgaaaataatttcattCCTAACGCAATGCTAATTCTAATGATAAAGATTCCTATAAAACAAGACGACGTGTAATGTAAACAGTCAAATCTGTCATTTATATTATGTTGTTATTATGCAGCAAAAAGCTGGTGAATTGCTCTCAGATAAATAAGCATAAATATTCAAAACTGCAGCTTAAACAATTCTATGAAAATTCTAGCCCGCAACATTTAACAGAAAAACAGGAAACTAAAACGAATACCATCACTGACATTTAACATACGTGCTTCATTGTTCTGGGCGTGCCATTGAAGTCATTGGGAAACAGTTGTGTTCACAGCTGTATGTTCACCTCACTGTGAGTGCCGTCGCCATCGTTAGTGCTCTCGTTTCCATCAGACAGATATCCACTTCCAGAGCACTGCAGCCTGGACTCCAGGGCAGTGAGCCTCTGTTTGAGCCTCTGCTGAGTGGCTGTGTACTCCCCCAGCAGCCGGGCGAAGCGAGTCTGCAGAGTATCCAATGAGGCCTCAAGCTGCTCCACTTTCTCCTCCATCTTTACACCTGTAAGCCCTCCAAGTCCCAGCTCCTCGAGCAGGCCCTCCTTCCGGAGGATCTCCCGGCCCCTCTCCTCTAGCACCTTCTTGGCGTCGGGGTATTCCATCACAGCTTCCATCAGGTCGTCCTTGGAGAGACAGAAGAGGTCCGAGTAGCCGATGCTGCGGATGTTGGCCGTGCGACGGTTTCCCATTTTGCTGCCCTTGATGTTGAGAATGCTGATCTCACCAAAGCAGCTGCCGGATGTCAAGAGCGCATACTGAGTCACCCCGTCATCAGCTACCACTGCTAACCGGCCTTCCTTGATGATGTACATCTCCTTACCAATGTCACCCTTACGACAAACGTAGTCACCGGGGCTAAAGACCTGAGGACGCAGCTTTAGGACAAGCTCCACTAGCAGACCTGCTTCACAGTCCTGAAAGATGCGCACCTTCTTGAGTGTTTCCAGATGCACGTTGATCGCGATCTCGGCCCGCAGTTTGTTGGGAAGGTTTTTGAGCACTTCTTGCTCATCGATCGTTTTCTTGTTGGTCCAAAGGTAATCAAACCATTTAATGACTCTAGCCTCCAGCTCTTTGCTGACCTTACGGAACTTCATATAGTGCTTGATGGCGTCGATGCGGGCTTGGAACTCGGCACGTGTGGCATTCATATTGGATATCATGGCTCCTACGTTGCCTACAATGGTGGCAAAGATGAGGACGCCTACTAGGAAGTCAAAGATCACAAAGACGTATTCCTCATCACGTTCCGGTGCAGGCATTTCCCCGATGGTGGTGAGCGTCAGTGTGGACCAGTAGAGGCAGTAGATGTAACCTCTGGCCAGGGTGCCGAACTCCGGATGCGAGATGTTAGGATAGACCCACTGGTCTGACCCAAAGCCGAGAGACTTGGAGATGGCATAGTAGATGCAGGCGTTCCAGTGGATGATGACCAAGATATAGAGCACCAGGTTGCCGATGCGAAACATGTTTGGGTAGCTGGTGCGAGTCTCGGTGCGGTCAAAGAACTCAAACATGCGTGAAAAGCGCATCAGGCGATTGAAGCGTAGCTCAGGCACATGGATACCGGTGGCAATATAGGCCAGGTCTGTGGGCAGGATGGACAAGAGGTCCAACTTAAACTGGAGGGTGTTGATGTAACTCTCTCTTAACTTTTTGAGGTCCTTCACTAGAAGACCCTGCTCcaggaaacctgcagcgtggcAGACGTGCGTGTAAGCGGGTGTCGGTCGGTAACAAAAGTAACATCTCGGGCAAGCAAAAGAGGTAAAGTTTAAAAGTTGAAGTTTAATCCTATACCACATCAATGTCAAATGctcgattccgattggtcagaaaatgaaACGGCTCGGACAGTAAATCCAGCAGTTCATATTAACGCGGTCGTTCGATTCCAagtaccgtttctatagtaacgactgaCACAGGAAGTTGTATGGGTTAAGGTTACGCTCCACGTAAACAGATTTAAACGATGTGCGTGTTTGTTGATACGGTCAAGCCGTCattgaggagatgtttatttagaattctgggaaggagtctccagtgtcagtaattCCAACAAAGTAAAGTATTCAGAATTGAAGACACAGAttaattaaaagattttttttttaaaagtatctATACATTAGAAATGATTTTTGATTGTGTGTCGTCCTTAATAAATACGGTAAGAAtcggcaaattgctgtggtataagaggaataaaacacttcaggatgtactATTATTGGAAAACCATCATATTTCTGGTGTTAACGGCCTCACGTCACCCTGCTGTTGATTagtttcccataacagcacaccccggTGCGGTTTATTTCATACTAATGCAATAGTAACAGACATTTGATCGCTGGCCAACGCTTCTGACCTGTTCTCAGCCTCACACAGGTGTCCAGGATGTAGACCAGATCGGACAGGTAATCCAAAACCAGCCACAGAATGTAGTTGTTGGTTTGAAGTTCATCAAAGCAGGCCCTGTGTTTAAAATATGAATGGCTAAATTGTGAGCCCCTAGGGGGGGGAACTGCCTCTTTGAACTTGGCACAATCGCAGTTATTTACATAAATCTTCATTAAAATGAGAGCCTAAATTAGGCTTCGTTAGGTTTTCGCGATTATTAAAGCGGTTGTTTTGGGAAACAGCTGCTCAGAAACAGTCTGGAAAGCTTAAGAGACGGTGTGTCATGAGCTAGCCATGTCTGGATAGGAAAGCCCATATAATTTATGCAGctttcataataaaataaataaataaaaaggagtatgGATGGTGCACTTTACCTTGCCACCAGGAGGCACCAGTTGTAGAGTACAGCTGTGGCGATGACAAACAGCCAGTGGTAGTACACGTCATCCGCTGGTGCAAGAATGAACACGTCTGGCTTCCTGTTGACGAATTCCCAAAATTCCCAtcgtaaagatttttttttatcctccaCGTCCTATACACTAGCCGCTTCCAAAGAGCGAGGCTGTGCCAGTTTCATGTTTTTACTACctttatgtttatgttcttTAATGTAATAAGCACAGAGAAACAATAAAATGTCTACAGGAGTATTATTAGGAGCTACTGCTATACTGCAAGTTTAATAACCAACATTATGATGTACTGGCAAACCGCTGTTTCCTGTGTATACGACAATAAACAGGGGAAGTCTGAGATGTCTAGCTCAGAGTCTCACTTGGTCTTGACGCTGGCGTCTTGCGGATCGGGATGATTGCTGCTGATGCGGCTGTGCGCGATGCGAAGCTCGGGCCCGCGGAAACGCTCCAGAAACGAGTCTGGcctttcttcctcttcctgaagACTCTTATGGGCCCATTCTCGGAGCGTCACCACCATACTCACCAACCTGGAGTATACAGGCTTTAATACTGCtctgcgtatatatatatattttttttttttgtaattcttCATATTAAAGCCAACGTTAACCCATAAACAGTTCATCACGTGACCAAGACCGCTTGACCAACACTTTAAACCAATCAGTCTTCAGCTGTTTCTCCACAGAGGTAAGCTCTGGAGAATGAAACATACCAATATAAAGTTTCTGAGAGTGATTGAAGGCAGCGATGAAATTAGAGCTAACGCTCACCTCGATAGAGCTCCTCTTCCACGGAAGGAGTTCTGCGAGTTTGGGCCACAAGGTTCGAGTGTGGCCATCCTCTGTAACTCCGAGGACGTGTCATCACATATCGAATGGCCGCTTTAACACACACGAGCTGCAGTCAGTATACTGTACACTGTGTAATGTTTGACAGTGAAACAACAGCAATAACGTCGAGGTAAGTAGACTTGTGGTACGACCCCTGGCGAAAAATGACGACATCGCTCCACTTAGAGGATGTCGTTTTGCGTCAGATCTgcgatttgtttatttgctacgcggtaaaaaaaaaacagccgaGTGAGCGTCCTCCGAACGTGGCGATTctatcatttttgccaggggttgtataaCGGATTCTCACCGGCTCTGTGTGCTGTCTGCTCTCTCCGAATCGTCCTCCATTGAGGTCTTCACTGAGAGCCTGTGGGCTTTCAAATCTGCACTCCCTTCGAGCGCTTGTCCTGTCATGCTGGGACAGAACTCCACAGTTTAACATTAAAGGAAGTCATTAGGGAATTTCGGAGATATGGGAATTAATCCAGGCGTTTTCTATAacgcagggagcctggaacctatacCAGGGAACTAGGGAAACAAGGTGGGGGacgccctggacggggtgccaacccatcacagagcacagtctcacacactacggacaatttgggaacgccaatcagcctacagtgcctGTGTTTGGACTggcgaggaaaccggagaacccagaggaaacccctgaagcacggggagaaagCGCACAGGGAGGAGGTGATCAAACCTCCAACTAAGCCTCCCGAGGTATACAATGTATTTATGATCTTGGCCGTATCTAATTATAGGACGCTAAGGAAGAAACTTATTCCAGAGTTTAGGCACAATGTAAGAAAAGATCTGCCATCTTACCCTTTTAACTTTATTTCCCCAGCTTCTGAGGTCACTCCATTGACAGGTTATTTTCCTGTTCCTTATCTCTAGTTTCCATAACTGTTTGCTGATCTGCTTGTATCCCGGGGAATCTTACGTTTGTTTTGTCTCTATTCCTCTCTCTGGATCTTGGGAGTGTAGAACACATTGCTTCTCTCATATGAGGCGCTCGGAGAAAACCCACCGGATATCGCCGTGCCCGAATTCTGACAAACAGGCAAAAAAGTCGGAAAAACCTACAGTCGTTTTAGCCAAAATTTGGGGTttatactaccaccaccatgtttcacagacgtgataaggttcttatgctggaatgcagtgttttcctctctccaaacataacacttctcatttaaaccaatgATCTGCTGGTCTATTTTTGTCTGATTCGtcgacaaaacatttttccaatagccttctggcttgccCACATGGTGGACTCGTGAACGTTAACGTTAGCCAATGTaagagaagcctttatttgcTTAGGGTTCCTTTGCGAGCTCACaaactattacacgtcttgctcttggagagaTCCTTGTTGGtgtccactcctggggaggggaataCTGGTCtcgaatttcctccatttgtacgcaacctgtctgactgtggatcggtggagtccaaactcttccgagatggttttgtaacctttcccagtgttgtgaagatcagactctgatagatccctgttctttaactaaaacaggacgctcactcacacctgattgtcatcccattgaataaaaacatacgTTTGCCACTCATAGATCTGTAACATtgggtcattttcctcaataaataaatgaccaagtatatttttgtctcattcgggttctctttatctacttgtaggactcgtgtgaaaatctgatgaagtttTAGGTCAAATTGAGGCAGATATATCGAAAATTCTAAAATCCAGAACCGTTCAAGCACCACTGGAACATACACCGACACGTTGTCTTTAAGAAAACATGAATAGATTTCACCAAACGATGTATCTTTCTGCAAATATCCAGTTGGGTACGGAGCCAGTTTTACAGACATGgtggtaaaaacagtcagtcgAAATAAGGATACCTAATCCTTCGCTAGCTGAGTGTGAAATTCCGACTGGGacgctttgatcaagttgttggaaaGCTACATTCTGTAACAAAATAGACATGTGAGTAATTAGTTCAGCCGTTAATCAGACACTGTCCGTGATGCTCCTGCGTAGGAGTTGGaaagaaatccatccatccatccatccatccatcttctataccgctttatccttttcagggtcacgt is drawn from Ictalurus furcatus strain D&B chromosome 8, Billie_1.0, whole genome shotgun sequence and contains these coding sequences:
- the cnga2a gene encoding cyclic nucleotide gated channel subunit alpha 2a gives rise to the protein MTGQALEGSADLKAHRLSVKTSMEDDSERADSTQSRGHSICDDTSSELQRMATLEPCGPNSQNSFRGRGALSRLVSMVVTLREWAHKSLQEEEERPDSFLERFRGPELRIAHSRISSNHPDPQDASVKTKKPDVFILAPADDVYYHWLFVIATAVLYNWCLLVARACFDELQTNNYILWLVLDYLSDLVYILDTCVRLRTGFLEQGLLVKDLKKLRESYINTLQFKLDLLSILPTDLAYIATGIHVPELRFNRLMRFSRMFEFFDRTETRTSYPNMFRIGNLVLYILVIIHWNACIYYAISKSLGFGSDQWVYPNISHPEFGTLARGYIYCLYWSTLTLTTIGEMPAPERDEEYVFVIFDFLVGVLIFATIVGNVGAMISNMNATRAEFQARIDAIKHYMKFRKVSKELEARVIKWFDYLWTNKKTIDEQEVLKNLPNKLRAEIAINVHLETLKKVRIFQDCEAGLLVELVLKLRPQVFSPGDYVCRKGDIGKEMYIIKEGRLAVVADDGVTQYALLTSGSCFGEISILNIKGSKMGNRRTANIRSIGYSDLFCLSKDDLMEAVMEYPDAKKVLEERGREILRKEGLLEELGLGGLTGVKMEEKVEQLEASLDTLQTRFARLLGEYTATQQRLKQRLTALESRLQCSGSGYLSDGNESTNDGDGTHSEVNIQL